In a single window of the Verrucomicrobiia bacterium genome:
- the accC gene encoding acetyl-CoA carboxylase biotin carboxylase subunit → MFHKIMIANRGEVAVRIIRACRDMGIYSVAVFSKADRDSLHVKLADEAICIGEAPSSESYLNIPALISAAEIADVEAIHPGYGFLAENAHFAEICESCQIKFIGPKPESIRMAGDKSVAREEMRKAGVPIIPGSRGTIKDQEEALRLAKKMGYPVILKASAGGGGKGIKPAHNDGKLISAFLTAQAEAEAAFGNREVYIEKLVKDPRHIEIQIMADSRGNIIHLGERDCSVQRRHQKLIEESPAPGMTQKLRRKIGEAAIKAAKTFKYENAGTIEFLVDSEDNFYFMEMNTRLQVEHPVTEMVTGVDIVKEQIHIAAGEKLSLTQDKVEINGHAIECRINAEDPDNDFRPSPGKITTWMVPGGPHFRVDSQGYAGYAIPPYYDSMIAKFIAHGKNRHDAIQIMLRALKETQIGPIKTTVSLHEKILNRPRFRQGAVTTNFIDTYLTPAAKAPAAEGKAAAAAG, encoded by the coding sequence ATGTTTCATAAAATCATGATCGCCAACCGCGGCGAGGTCGCGGTGCGCATCATCCGCGCTTGCCGCGACATGGGCATTTATTCGGTGGCCGTTTTTTCCAAAGCCGACCGGGATTCTCTCCACGTCAAGCTAGCGGACGAGGCCATCTGCATCGGAGAAGCGCCTTCTTCGGAAAGCTACCTGAACATCCCCGCGCTGATCTCTGCGGCGGAAATCGCCGACGTCGAGGCCATCCATCCCGGCTATGGCTTTTTGGCTGAGAACGCGCATTTTGCCGAGATCTGCGAATCCTGCCAGATCAAATTTATCGGGCCGAAGCCGGAAAGCATCCGCATGGCCGGAGACAAGTCTGTGGCCCGCGAGGAAATGCGCAAGGCCGGCGTTCCGATCATTCCCGGCAGCCGCGGCACGATCAAAGACCAGGAAGAGGCGCTTCGGCTGGCGAAGAAAATGGGCTACCCGGTCATCCTCAAGGCATCCGCCGGCGGCGGCGGGAAAGGCATTAAGCCCGCGCACAATGACGGCAAACTGATCAGCGCATTTCTGACGGCGCAGGCCGAGGCGGAAGCTGCGTTCGGCAACCGCGAAGTTTACATCGAAAAGCTGGTGAAGGACCCGCGGCACATTGAAATTCAGATCATGGCGGACAGCCGTGGTAACATCATTCACCTGGGGGAGCGCGATTGCTCGGTGCAGCGCCGTCACCAGAAACTGATCGAAGAGTCTCCGGCGCCCGGCATGACTCAGAAATTGCGGCGTAAGATCGGCGAAGCTGCGATTAAGGCGGCCAAGACGTTCAAGTATGAGAATGCCGGGACCATTGAATTCCTCGTCGATTCGGAAGATAATTTTTATTTCATGGAAATGAACACGAGGCTCCAGGTGGAGCATCCGGTGACGGAAATGGTGACGGGCGTCGACATTGTCAAGGAGCAGATCCACATCGCGGCGGGAGAGAAATTGAGCCTGACGCAGGACAAGGTCGAGATCAACGGCCATGCGATCGAGTGCCGCATCAATGCCGAAGATCCGGACAACGATTTCCGGCCTTCGCCGGGCAAGATCACCACGTGGATGGTGCCGGGCGGCCCGCATTTCCGCGTCGACAGCCAGGGCTATGCCGGCTATGCGATTCCGCCGTATTACGATTCCATGATCGCGAAATTCATCGCGCACGGCAAAAACCGCCATGACGCGATTCAGATCATGCTCCGCGCCCTGAAAGAAACGCAGATCGGGCCGATCAAAACCACGGTTTCGCTCCACGAGAAAATCCTCAATCGGCCGCGCTTCCGCCAGGGCGCCGTGACGACCAACTTTATCGATACCTATCTGACTCCCGCGGCGAAGGCGCCTGCCGCCGAAGGAAAAGCTGCCGCGGCAGCGGGGTGA
- the accB gene encoding acetyl-CoA carboxylase biotin carboxyl carrier protein, with product MNIKEIKEILGLMREHDLCEIELEKEGMKLKLRKNIAGQIVMERPMAMPQGGFAPRHEGGAAQVHDVPSAEVPMGGTLVRSPMVGTFYSAPAPDQPPYASVGQTIKEGDVLCIVEAMKLMNEIKSDVSGVIEEILVDNGDPIEFDQPLFRIKKA from the coding sequence ATGAATATTAAAGAGATCAAAGAAATACTCGGCCTTATGCGTGAACACGATCTTTGCGAAATCGAGCTCGAGAAAGAAGGCATGAAACTCAAGCTCAGAAAGAACATTGCCGGCCAGATCGTGATGGAGCGGCCCATGGCGATGCCGCAGGGGGGATTCGCGCCCCGTCACGAAGGAGGCGCTGCCCAGGTTCATGACGTTCCTTCCGCCGAAGTGCCGATGGGAGGCACTCTCGTGCGTTCGCCCATGGTTGGGACTTTTTACTCGGCGCCGGCGCCGGACCAGCCCCCGTATGCTTCGGTCGGTCAGACTATTAAGGAAGGGGACGTTCTGTGCATCGTCGAGGCGATGAAGCTGATGAATGAAATCAAGTCCGACGTGTCGGGAGTAATCGAAGAAATTCTCGTCGACAATGGCGACCCGATCGAATTCGACCAGCCTCTTTTCAGGATCAAAAAAGCGTGA
- a CDS encoding lysylphosphatidylglycerol synthase transmembrane domain-containing protein, which produces MKRLLTGPLLRIAVSLGALAVICYFLRGKLNESFAILRGDVDWKWLGVAALGYWIVQVIMAYRLYRIFRIQDVILTYGQTFYLCVVGLFFNLFLPSALGGDVAKLYYAYRHSGKKIETATAILVDRLVGLTAISLIALVAILRLQLKGELPDPRIGYVAFVFLGVIAVMLFCFANERLAFFFKRFAFLVPSHKIRDILGKLYSAIHGCHAHGKVLAFCVGISIAGQFVLIMLYYWVARALKLDLSPIVFFMLVPMVNVASMAPSLGGLGVREAGAIAFFSMYMPSEMALAHSLLMNILIYGSGIASGLVFAMRGGLKPGTISRMGAAVQEPPLA; this is translated from the coding sequence ATGAAGCGACTCCTTACCGGTCCGCTGCTTCGCATCGCCGTGAGCCTCGGGGCCCTTGCCGTCATTTGTTATTTCCTCCGAGGCAAATTGAACGAGTCCTTTGCCATTCTCCGCGGGGACGTGGATTGGAAATGGCTAGGCGTGGCAGCCTTGGGCTATTGGATCGTGCAGGTCATCATGGCCTACCGGCTGTACCGAATCTTCCGAATCCAGGATGTCATCCTGACTTACGGGCAAACCTTTTATCTATGCGTCGTCGGCCTTTTTTTCAATCTCTTCCTGCCGTCGGCATTGGGCGGAGATGTGGCCAAGCTTTACTATGCGTACAGGCACTCAGGAAAAAAAATCGAAACCGCGACCGCCATTCTCGTCGACCGGCTTGTCGGGCTAACCGCGATCAGCTTGATTGCGCTGGTGGCCATCTTACGCCTCCAATTGAAAGGGGAACTGCCTGACCCACGAATCGGCTATGTAGCCTTCGTGTTCCTGGGCGTGATCGCAGTTATGCTGTTTTGTTTCGCGAACGAGCGGCTGGCCTTTTTCTTCAAACGATTCGCTTTTCTCGTGCCGTCGCATAAAATTCGCGACATTCTCGGCAAGCTTTATTCCGCGATCCACGGCTGTCATGCTCATGGCAAGGTTCTGGCGTTCTGCGTAGGGATCTCGATCGCAGGGCAGTTTGTGCTCATCATGCTGTATTATTGGGTGGCCAGGGCGCTGAAACTGGATTTGAGCCCCATCGTCTTCTTCATGCTGGTTCCCATGGTGAACGTGGCCAGCATGGCGCCGTCGCTGGGCGGCCTTGGCGTGCGTGAGGCGGGCGCGATCGCCTTTTTTTCCATGTACATGCCGTCGGAAATGGCCTTGGCGCATTCGCTGCTGATGAACATCCTGATTTACGGGTCAGGCATCGCGTCAGGCCTTGTTTTTGCCATGAGGGGCGGGCTGAAGCCGGGGACCATTTCCCGCATGGGAGCTGCGGTCCAGGAACCGCCCCTGGCCTAA
- a CDS encoding DUF1844 domain-containing protein, which yields MEYPKDVRFSEKKVDESWKDQVAKDRGEEVPPPPSQSKPAASAPPKPASRPQTQSQVQTSPAFMGLLNSLAYQVMFHLGEIQGPPGAPANVDLAAAREIIELLLALKQKTESHLSAQEADFFNAVLPELQLKFVQHS from the coding sequence ATGGAATACCCAAAAGACGTCCGGTTTTCGGAAAAGAAAGTGGACGAAAGCTGGAAGGATCAGGTTGCCAAGGACAGAGGGGAAGAAGTCCCACCCCCGCCTTCGCAATCCAAACCCGCCGCATCTGCGCCGCCTAAACCGGCATCGCGCCCCCAGACGCAGTCCCAAGTCCAGACATCGCCCGCTTTCATGGGGCTTTTGAACTCGCTGGCTTATCAGGTGATGTTCCATCTCGGTGAAATCCAGGGACCGCCGGGAGCGCCCGCGAACGTGGACCTTGCCGCGGCGCGTGAGATCATCGAGCTTCTTCTTGCCCTCAAACAAAAGACTGAAAGCCACCTAAGCGCTCAGGAAGCGGATTTTTTCAATGCCGTGCTCCCGGAGCTTCAACTCAAATTCGTCCAGCATTCATGA
- a CDS encoding STAS domain-containing protein yields the protein MAKLRVTTREIGSVCVFDIEGEPTQETVQEVAEKIQRNIRRHRLQRIIINLQYVDFLDSLGLRKLLAACIRPQKSLIYGASDGLLHSLEDTYVPRNVRICASEKEVAEDFGPFLLEKEKDKEFLLDTKDEPALGTEMERRRSKRMHVAIPVELKLKFKDGKTVMTRAIATNISEGGMFTEYLDLEIGNNLATLVDDMKGMDVEVHIYPSANFPEEYNLKGIITRKELRKKQLGLGVEFKADNEVKL from the coding sequence ATGGCAAAGCTGAGAGTCACGACTCGGGAAATCGGAAGCGTTTGTGTGTTTGATATAGAAGGCGAGCCCACCCAGGAAACCGTCCAGGAAGTGGCTGAAAAAATCCAGCGCAATATCCGGCGCCATCGCCTGCAGCGCATTATCATCAATCTCCAGTACGTGGACTTCCTTGATTCGCTGGGCCTCCGTAAACTTTTGGCAGCCTGCATCCGTCCTCAAAAAAGTCTTATTTATGGCGCTTCCGACGGCCTTTTGCACAGCCTTGAAGACACGTACGTTCCGCGCAATGTCAGGATTTGCGCCTCAGAAAAAGAAGTGGCGGAAGACTTCGGACCTTTCCTTCTCGAGAAAGAGAAGGACAAGGAATTCCTTCTCGACACCAAAGACGAGCCGGCGCTCGGCACCGAGATGGAACGCCGCCGCAGCAAACGTATGCATGTGGCCATTCCCGTGGAATTAAAGCTCAAATTCAAAGACGGGAAAACCGTCATGACCCGGGCCATCGCGACCAACATCAGCGAAGGCGGCATGTTCACCGAATATCTGGACCTGGAGATCGGCAACAACCTTGCCACCCTGGTCGATGACATGAAAGGCATGGATGTCGAGGTCCATATCTATCCTAGCGCCAACTTTCCGGAAGAATACAATCTCAAGGGGATCATTACCCGCAAAGAATTGCGCAAGAAGCAGTTAGGTCTTGGTGTCGAGTTCAAGGCCGATAACGAAGTCAAGCTCTAG
- a CDS encoding replication-associated recombination protein A, with translation MDSEDLFGEDKPSASSELSPNAPLAARMRPRTLDEVVGQAHLLGEGKLLRRTLQADRLVSAIFYGPPGCGKTTLARLISRLSNAHFVAVNAVTSNVAELRKAIEDARRRASKQRTVLFVDEIHRFNKAQQDVLMPDVENGTIILVGATTHNPSFSVNGPLLSRSLLFELRPLEEADLIKLLKRAIADPERGYGHLKIRADEDALRHLVGMASGDARRALNSLEVAVLTTPKNEAGVIVIDLGAAEESCQRKVVYYDHDEDYHYDTISAFIKSVRGSDPDAAVYWLAKMLYAGEDPRFIVRRLLILASEDIGNADPQALVLASAGMHAVEFVGMPEAQIILGQLVTYLASCPKSNASYMAIGNALEDVKKEPAQEVPQHLRDTHYKGAARLGHGEGYLYPHDYPGNVVKQSYMPQSKQYYFPTENGFEKKFHDLLNRLRPQKPAK, from the coding sequence ATGGATTCGGAAGACCTCTTCGGCGAGGACAAGCCGTCTGCTTCCTCCGAGCTTTCGCCCAATGCTCCTTTGGCCGCCCGCATGCGTCCGCGGACGCTGGACGAAGTCGTCGGACAAGCCCACCTTTTAGGCGAGGGGAAACTGCTGCGCCGTACGCTTCAAGCCGACCGTCTCGTTTCCGCTATTTTTTACGGTCCTCCCGGATGCGGAAAAACAACGCTCGCGCGTCTCATTTCACGGCTCAGCAATGCCCATTTCGTCGCCGTCAATGCCGTGACCTCCAATGTCGCGGAATTGAGAAAGGCCATCGAGGATGCGCGGCGGCGGGCTTCGAAGCAGAGGACCGTGCTTTTTGTCGACGAAATCCACCGCTTCAACAAAGCCCAGCAGGACGTTCTCATGCCGGACGTGGAGAATGGAACGATCATTCTTGTCGGCGCCACGACGCACAATCCCTCCTTTTCCGTGAACGGCCCGCTTTTGTCGCGTTCGCTTCTTTTTGAATTAAGGCCCCTTGAAGAAGCGGATCTCATTAAACTTTTGAAACGCGCGATTGCCGATCCCGAAAGAGGCTATGGCCATTTGAAGATTCGAGCGGACGAAGACGCGCTGAGGCATCTGGTCGGCATGGCTTCCGGCGATGCGCGCCGGGCTCTGAATTCTCTGGAAGTGGCGGTCCTGACTACGCCGAAGAACGAAGCGGGCGTCATCGTCATCGATCTTGGCGCGGCGGAGGAGAGCTGCCAGCGCAAAGTCGTGTATTACGATCACGACGAGGATTATCATTACGATACGATCAGCGCATTCATCAAAAGCGTCCGGGGCTCGGATCCCGACGCGGCGGTTTACTGGCTGGCCAAGATGCTTTATGCGGGCGAAGACCCGCGTTTTATTGTGCGCCGTCTGCTCATTCTGGCCAGTGAGGACATTGGCAATGCCGATCCGCAGGCCTTGGTCCTTGCATCCGCGGGAATGCATGCCGTCGAATTCGTCGGCATGCCCGAAGCGCAAATCATCCTGGGCCAGCTTGTCACCTACCTTGCCTCGTGTCCCAAGAGTAATGCCAGTTACATGGCCATCGGTAATGCCTTGGAGGATGTCAAAAAAGAACCGGCCCAAGAAGTGCCGCAGCATTTGCGTGACACTCATTATAAAGGCGCGGCCCGCCTCGGACACGGCGAAGGCTACCTTTATCCCCATGATTATCCAGGGAACGTGGTCAAGCAATCCTACATGCCGCAGTCCAAACAATATTATTTCCCTACCGAAAATGGATTTGAAAAAAAATTCCACGATCTGTTAAATCGTCTTCGCCCTCAGAAACCCGCAAAATAA
- the pheT gene encoding phenylalanine--tRNA ligase subunit beta: protein MKVSTVWLKDYVGYKPPLESVADKLTMGGLEVKGIHPAANKKDSLFEIEITSNRPDWLSHIGVAREIAAVENLPLKLPEIETHDTHQLSGWKVNLKDPEGCPYYSGVVIEGIEMAETPDFIRERLEACGVRLINVIVDITNYVLLETGQPLHAFDADLLKGKEIQARRAKPGEKFTAIDGKVLALTPQDVVIADANVPVALAGIMGGKDSEVNERTRNIFLESAYFNPRFVRQSARAHKISSESSYRFERRVDPAGVDYARQRALLLIKRYAKPRFVSTILKMGTLPKMTGTKVHLAAQDLTRILGMEIKSHAVTAIFARLGFEVKSTLQSWEVTVPSFRSDILTPVDLVEEFARIYGYDQIPSTLPVRAPLTFEENPLPSFEHCTREVLAASGLYESVTFSLISNRGFPEEELKNAVVVENPQHKELRWLRPSMLTSLLTVIRRNYDHSALGAAFFEIANTYQLSGPKKVKEERHLALALSGVFKEKNWRDPECEAGFYDLKGILQVYFERLGIGGVSFAPRPWPFFAAETSEEIMAGGKTLGRLGKAAPFLIREWGLEKGVYFAEISLEKILECRTHAVASFKPLPRFPAIRRDLAVVVAESVHAGEVIEEIRSHGEGLIVDVGVFDIFRGGRIPAGSKNMAFRVTYQSDQKTLVSEDIQELHAQIASNVAQKFQATFQ from the coding sequence ATGAAGGTCAGCACCGTTTGGCTCAAAGACTATGTCGGCTACAAGCCGCCGCTCGAAAGCGTGGCGGACAAGCTCACCATGGGCGGACTGGAAGTGAAGGGGATTCATCCGGCCGCGAACAAAAAAGACTCGCTGTTCGAAATTGAAATCACGTCAAACCGTCCGGATTGGCTTTCGCATATCGGCGTTGCGCGGGAAATCGCGGCGGTCGAAAACCTGCCGCTGAAGCTTCCGGAAATCGAGACGCACGACACGCACCAGCTTTCGGGCTGGAAGGTCAATCTCAAAGATCCCGAGGGCTGCCCTTATTATTCCGGAGTTGTCATCGAAGGCATTGAAATGGCAGAAACGCCGGACTTTATCCGGGAAAGGCTCGAGGCCTGCGGCGTCCGCCTGATCAACGTCATTGTCGACATCACCAATTATGTGCTGCTGGAAACCGGCCAGCCTCTGCATGCCTTCGACGCCGATCTGCTGAAGGGCAAGGAAATCCAGGCGCGCCGCGCCAAGCCCGGAGAAAAATTCACGGCCATCGACGGTAAAGTGCTGGCGCTGACGCCGCAGGACGTCGTCATCGCGGATGCCAACGTGCCCGTGGCTCTCGCCGGCATCATGGGCGGCAAGGATTCCGAAGTCAACGAGCGCACCCGCAATATTTTTCTCGAATCCGCTTACTTCAACCCGCGCTTTGTCCGCCAGAGCGCGCGGGCCCACAAGATTTCGAGCGAATCGTCCTACCGCTTCGAGCGCCGTGTGGATCCGGCCGGCGTGGACTACGCGCGCCAGCGCGCGCTGCTGCTCATCAAGCGGTATGCGAAGCCGCGTTTCGTCAGCACAATTCTGAAAATGGGAACGCTTCCCAAAATGACCGGCACCAAGGTGCATTTGGCCGCGCAGGATTTGACCCGGATTCTCGGCATGGAAATCAAATCGCATGCGGTCACGGCCATTTTTGCCCGGCTCGGATTTGAAGTCAAATCCACGTTGCAGTCTTGGGAGGTGACAGTGCCGAGCTTCAGGTCGGACATCCTGACGCCTGTGGATCTTGTCGAGGAATTCGCCCGCATTTACGGATACGACCAGATCCCTTCGACGCTGCCGGTGCGCGCGCCGCTTACGTTCGAAGAAAATCCTTTGCCGTCTTTCGAACACTGCACGCGGGAAGTCCTGGCGGCCAGCGGTCTCTATGAAAGCGTGACGTTCAGCTTGATCTCCAATCGCGGATTTCCAGAAGAAGAGCTCAAAAATGCCGTGGTGGTCGAAAATCCGCAGCATAAAGAACTGCGCTGGCTCAGGCCTTCCATGCTGACGAGCCTGCTCACGGTGATCCGCCGCAATTACGATCACTCCGCGCTTGGCGCGGCTTTTTTCGAGATCGCTAATACCTATCAGCTGAGCGGTCCCAAAAAAGTGAAAGAAGAAAGGCACCTGGCGCTCGCGCTTTCGGGCGTTTTTAAGGAAAAGAATTGGCGCGACCCGGAATGCGAAGCGGGTTTCTATGATCTTAAAGGGATTCTGCAGGTTTATTTCGAACGCCTTGGCATCGGAGGCGTCAGTTTTGCGCCGCGGCCTTGGCCTTTTTTTGCCGCGGAGACTTCGGAAGAGATAATGGCAGGCGGGAAGACCCTGGGGCGCCTGGGAAAAGCGGCACCGTTTCTCATTCGTGAATGGGGCCTTGAAAAGGGCGTCTATTTCGCGGAGATCTCGCTGGAAAAAATCCTGGAATGCCGGACGCACGCCGTGGCTTCTTTCAAGCCGCTGCCGCGTTTCCCGGCGATCCGGCGCGACTTGGCTGTCGTTGTGGCGGAAAGCGTGCATGCCGGCGAAGTCATCGAGGAAATTCGTTCGCACGGAGAAGGGCTGATCGTGGATGTCGGCGTCTTCGATATTTTCCGCGGCGGAAGGATTCCTGCCGGCTCCAAAAACATGGCGTTTCGGGTCACCTACCAGTCCGACCAGAAAACCCTCGTTTCCGAAGACATTCAAGAGCTTCACGCGCAGATCGCTTCGAACGTGGCCCAAAAGTTTCAGGCCACTTTTCAATAG
- the pheS gene encoding phenylalanine--tRNA ligase subunit alpha: protein MKELVSTLEDQAKTDLGKIKSREELEQFRIAYLGKKGRLTDLMQRMKDLPPEERKEFGREINRVKDFLENAFSTRQDSLVDAPKIGANEPAFDPSLPGLRPALGRIHPISQTIAEITAIFKRLGFEIVCGPEVETEFHNFTALNIPLEHASRDSFDTFYTESGHLLRSQTSTVQIRVMESRKPPLKIIAPGRVYRPDTVDASHSFMFHQIEGLMVDTQTTFSDLKGVLYLFLQELFGKKTKIRFRPHFFPFTEPSVEIDISWSKKGWLEILGAGSVNPKVFEAVGYDPKQVQGFAFGLGVERIAMLRHGIDDIRHFYENDVRFLRQF, encoded by the coding sequence ATGAAGGAACTCGTATCCACGCTCGAAGACCAGGCGAAGACCGATCTCGGGAAGATCAAAAGCCGCGAAGAGCTTGAGCAATTCCGGATTGCCTATCTGGGCAAAAAGGGAAGGCTCACGGATCTGATGCAGCGCATGAAGGATCTCCCGCCCGAAGAGCGCAAAGAGTTCGGGCGCGAGATCAACCGCGTCAAAGATTTTCTCGAGAACGCCTTCAGTACGCGCCAGGACTCTCTGGTCGACGCGCCTAAAATCGGAGCCAATGAACCGGCATTCGATCCGTCGCTTCCGGGGTTAAGGCCCGCGCTCGGCAGGATCCATCCGATTTCCCAGACCATTGCCGAGATCACAGCCATCTTCAAACGGCTCGGTTTCGAAATTGTCTGCGGCCCGGAAGTGGAAACCGAATTCCACAATTTCACGGCCCTCAACATCCCGCTCGAGCACGCGTCCCGCGATTCTTTCGATACCTTTTATACCGAGAGCGGCCATTTGCTCCGTTCCCAGACTTCGACCGTGCAGATCCGCGTCATGGAGTCGCGCAAGCCTCCGCTCAAGATCATCGCACCCGGCCGCGTTTACCGGCCCGACACCGTGGATGCCAGCCACTCCTTCATGTTCCATCAGATCGAAGGCCTGATGGTCGACACGCAGACGACCTTCAGCGATTTGAAAGGCGTGCTCTACCTTTTTCTGCAGGAGCTTTTTGGCAAGAAAACCAAGATCCGGTTCCGTCCGCACTTTTTTCCTTTCACCGAGCCGAGTGTAGAAATCGACATCAGCTGGTCCAAAAAAGGATGGCTGGAAATCCTCGGCGCAGGCAGCGTGAATCCCAAAGTTTTTGAGGCCGTGGGCTACGATCCCAAGCAGGTCCAAGGTTTCGCCTTTGGCCTGGGCGTGGAGCGCATCGCCATGCTTCGCCACGGCATCGACGACATCCGCCATTTCTATGAAAACGACGTCCGTTTCCTGAGGCAATTCTGA
- the rplT gene encoding 50S ribosomal protein L20: MPRATNNPASRRRRNKILKRAKGFWGGRRKLIRSAKETVMRAIRFSARDRRVRKREFRRLWTVRINAACREFGVSYSRFIAGLKKANIALDRKSLAEIAVRDEEAFRTIMELAVGKEKMTAGAASK; encoded by the coding sequence ATGCCAAGAGCTACTAATAATCCCGCGTCGAGAAGGCGCCGGAACAAAATTCTGAAGAGGGCCAAAGGTTTCTGGGGCGGACGCAGGAAGCTTATCCGTTCGGCCAAAGAAACCGTCATGCGCGCCATCCGTTTTTCGGCGCGTGACCGCCGCGTGCGCAAACGTGAATTCCGCAGGCTCTGGACGGTCCGCATCAACGCGGCCTGCCGGGAGTTCGGCGTGAGCTATTCGCGTTTTATCGCAGGCTTGAAGAAGGCGAACATCGCTCTCGACCGGAAAAGCCTGGCCGAAATCGCGGTTCGCGACGAAGAAGCCTTCCGTACCATCATGGAGCTCGCCGTCGGTAAAGAAAAGATGACCGCGGGCGCCGCTTCCAAATAG
- the rpmI gene encoding 50S ribosomal protein L35, with amino-acid sequence MPKMKTCKAVKKRFRVTKNGKVLMSKALKRHLLGDRTSKKKRQNRGWHAVDKSDAHRVKWSMPYGLKGQ; translated from the coding sequence ATGCCAAAGATGAAGACGTGCAAAGCTGTTAAAAAACGGTTCCGGGTTACCAAAAACGGAAAAGTGTTGATGTCGAAAGCCTTGAAGCGGCATCTTCTTGGGGACCGCACATCCAAGAAAAAACGCCAGAACAGAGGATGGCACGCCGTCGATAAGTCGGACGCGCACCGTGTGAAATGGTCCATGCCTTACGGCCTTAAGGGCCAGTGA
- the infC gene encoding translation initiation factor IF-3, producing MNTNSKTRIRANNQIRVPEVRLIGSDGSQLGIVATRDALLKAEEEGLDLVEVAPNVKPPVCRLMDLGKYVYSLDKKEKEARKKQKVIHIKEVKMTPKIEEHDYQTKLRNSRKFIENGDKVKLTLIFRGREITHKELGDRIIQKFIQDISDIADVERNEGLEGNAFLIYFAAKPATGKKAAANQDANAGTNSQE from the coding sequence TTGAACACCAATTCCAAGACAAGAATCAGGGCTAATAATCAAATCCGCGTTCCGGAAGTGCGCCTCATCGGCTCCGACGGTTCGCAGCTCGGCATTGTTGCCACGCGGGACGCCCTGCTCAAGGCGGAAGAAGAAGGCCTGGATCTGGTGGAAGTGGCACCTAACGTGAAGCCTCCGGTTTGCCGTCTCATGGACCTGGGCAAATACGTGTACTCGCTCGATAAGAAGGAAAAAGAGGCGCGGAAGAAGCAAAAAGTCATCCACATCAAAGAAGTGAAGATGACGCCCAAGATCGAGGAGCATGATTACCAGACCAAGCTCCGCAACAGCCGTAAGTTCATCGAGAACGGCGACAAGGTGAAATTGACCCTGATCTTCCGCGGAAGAGAAATTACGCACAAGGAATTGGGCGATCGGATCATTCAAAAATTCATTCAGGACATCTCCGATATCGCTGATGTCGAGCGTAACGAAGGTCTGGAAGGTAACGCCTTTCTGATTTACTTCGCGGCGAAACCCGCGACGGGCAAAAAGGCCGCGGCAAATCAAGATGCCAATGCCGGTACAAATTCACAAGAATAG